A region from the Methylocella sp. genome encodes:
- a CDS encoding branched-chain amino acid aminotransferase → MSVLPFDQRDGFIWLDGNLVAWANAKLHVLSHGLHYASCVFEGERAYGGRIFKSTEHSERFRASAELLDFQIPYSTAELDAIKQLVVSKNNFQNCYVRPVAWRGSEMMAVAAQNSTIHVAIAAWDWPSMFDIETKMKGIRLDMAEYRRPDPLTAPCRSKAAGLYMICTISKHRAERRGYADALMLDWQGRVAECTGANIFFVLQGALHTPMADCFLDGITRRTVIDLARRRGIEVIERRIMPEELAGFEECFICGTGAEVTPVSEIGPYKFTPAAISRALIDDYSAEVQPKQKAA, encoded by the coding sequence ATGTCGGTTTTGCCTTTCGATCAGCGCGACGGCTTTATTTGGCTGGACGGCAATCTCGTCGCCTGGGCGAACGCCAAGCTGCATGTGCTTTCGCATGGTCTGCATTACGCTTCCTGTGTGTTCGAGGGCGAGCGCGCCTATGGCGGCCGCATCTTCAAGTCGACCGAACATTCCGAACGGTTCAGGGCTTCGGCGGAGCTGCTCGATTTCCAGATCCCCTATTCCACAGCTGAATTGGACGCCATCAAGCAACTGGTCGTCTCCAAAAACAATTTCCAGAACTGCTACGTCCGCCCCGTCGCCTGGCGCGGCAGCGAGATGATGGCGGTCGCGGCGCAGAATTCGACCATCCATGTCGCCATCGCCGCCTGGGACTGGCCGAGCATGTTCGACATCGAGACGAAGATGAAGGGCATCAGGCTCGACATGGCCGAATACCGCCGCCCCGATCCGCTGACGGCGCCGTGCCGATCCAAAGCCGCCGGCCTCTACATGATCTGCACCATCTCCAAGCATCGGGCGGAACGCCGGGGCTACGCTGACGCCTTGATGCTCGACTGGCAGGGCCGCGTCGCCGAATGCACCGGGGCCAACATCTTCTTTGTCTTGCAGGGCGCTTTGCACACGCCGATGGCCGACTGTTTTCTCGACGGCATCACGAGGCGCACCGTGATCGATCTCGCCAGGCGGCGCGGGATCGAGGTGATTGAGCGGCGCATTATGCCCGAAGAACTCGCCGGCTTCGAAGAATGCTTTATCTGCGGCACCGGGGCCGAGGTCACCCCCGTCTCAGAAATCGGACCCTATAAATTCACGCCGGCGGCGATCTCCCGCGCCTTGATCGATGATTATTCCGCCGAGGTGCAGCCAAAACAGAAGGCCGCTTAA
- a CDS encoding TMEM175 family protein codes for MPKGRLEAFTDGVIAIIITIMVLELKAPAGHDLAALQASLPILLVYVLSYVNVGIYWNNHHHLLHAGERVNGKVLWVNLFLLFWLTLVPFVIRWMDESGFTPLPTAAYGVVLAMAAIAYFWLQWSIADCNGPESIIRAAIGKDQKGKLSLILYIAAIPLAFVSPWISIALYVAVSLMWFIPDRRIERFTGGPESQAKDTP; via the coding sequence ATGCCGAAGGGGCGCCTCGAAGCTTTCACCGACGGCGTGATCGCCATCATCATCACCATTATGGTGCTGGAGCTGAAGGCTCCCGCCGGACATGATCTCGCCGCCCTGCAAGCGAGCCTGCCGATATTGCTCGTCTATGTCCTCAGCTACGTAAATGTCGGCATTTATTGGAACAACCACCACCATCTGCTGCACGCCGGAGAACGCGTGAACGGCAAGGTGCTTTGGGTCAATCTCTTCCTGTTATTCTGGCTGACGCTCGTGCCGTTCGTGATCCGCTGGATGGATGAGAGCGGCTTTACTCCCTTGCCGACGGCGGCTTATGGCGTAGTTCTGGCTATGGCGGCAATCGCCTATTTTTGGCTGCAATGGTCGATCGCGGATTGCAACGGGCCGGAGTCCATTATTCGCGCCGCTATTGGCAAGGATCAGAAAGGCAAACTCTCGCTTATTCTCTATATCGCGGCGATCCCGCTAGCTTTCGTTTCGCCGTGGATATCCATCGCCCTCTATGTCGCCGTCTCATTGATGTGGTTTATTCCGGACCGCCGGATCGAGCGCTTTACCGGCGGACCCGAGTCTCAGGCGAAGGACACGCCATAA